Proteins encoded within one genomic window of Manis pentadactyla isolate mManPen7 chromosome 4, mManPen7.hap1, whole genome shotgun sequence:
- the EVI2A gene encoding protein EVI2A isoform X2: MNMDHIRHYLHLAFLTTTVFSLSLGTKANYSHLWAHNTTVWDPDIQNKTGRHQNENINANPTTPEADKKGNSTNMPEIASSSHIVSLTPKSDLELHVPSVFRNCSPTVQSIKNTSNNHSEIFKKDSCEENDNKMAMLVCLIIIAVLFLLCTLLFLSTVVLANKVSSLRRSKQVGKRQPRSNGDFLASSGLWPAESDTWKRAKQLTGPSLMMQSTGVLTATRERKDEEGAEKLTN, encoded by the coding sequence ATGAACATGGACCACATAAGACATTACCTGCATCTTGCCTTTCTGACGacaacagttttttctttgtctcttggaaCAAAAGCAAACTATAGCCATCTGTGGGCTCACAACACTACTGTCTGGGATCCAGATATTCaaaataagacaggcagacaccaaaatgaaaacattaacgcAAACCCTACAACTCCTGAAGCAGATAAAAAAGGTAATTCTACAAACATGCCTGAAATAGCATCATCATCCCACATCGTATCTTTAACTCCTAAATCTGATCTGGAGCTTCATGTACCTTCTGTTTTCCGGAACTGTTCTCCAACAGTACAGAGCATCAAAAACACGAGCAATAATCACAGtgaaattttcaaaaaagatTCCTGTGAGGAGAACGACAACAAAATGGCTATGCTAGTTTGCTTAATTATAATTGCAgtgctttttcttctctgtaccCTTCTGTTTCTATCAACTGTGGTCCTGGCAAACAAAGTCTCATCTCTCAGACGATCAAAACAAGTAGGCAAGCGTCAGCCTAGAAGCAATGGCGATTTTCTGGCAAGCAGTGGTCTCTGGCCTGCTGAATCAGATACTTGGAAAAGAGCAAAGCAGCTCACAGGCCCCAGCCTAATGATGCAATCTACTGGAGTGCTCACAGctacaagggaaagaaaagatgaaGAAGGAGCTGAGAAACTCACTAACTAA
- the EVI2A gene encoding protein EVI2A isoform X1, giving the protein MKTINSRPIIYPRSTSIFMNMDHIRHYLHLAFLTTTVFSLSLGTKANYSHLWAHNTTVWDPDIQNKTGRHQNENINANPTTPEADKKGNSTNMPEIASSSHIVSLTPKSDLELHVPSVFRNCSPTVQSIKNTSNNHSEIFKKDSCEENDNKMAMLVCLIIIAVLFLLCTLLFLSTVVLANKVSSLRRSKQVGKRQPRSNGDFLASSGLWPAESDTWKRAKQLTGPSLMMQSTGVLTATRERKDEEGAEKLTN; this is encoded by the exons ATGAAGACAATCAACAGCAGGCCTATTATCTACCCCAGG AGTACCAGTATATTCATGAACATGGACCACATAAGACATTACCTGCATCTTGCCTTTCTGACGacaacagttttttctttgtctcttggaaCAAAAGCAAACTATAGCCATCTGTGGGCTCACAACACTACTGTCTGGGATCCAGATATTCaaaataagacaggcagacaccaaaatgaaaacattaacgcAAACCCTACAACTCCTGAAGCAGATAAAAAAGGTAATTCTACAAACATGCCTGAAATAGCATCATCATCCCACATCGTATCTTTAACTCCTAAATCTGATCTGGAGCTTCATGTACCTTCTGTTTTCCGGAACTGTTCTCCAACAGTACAGAGCATCAAAAACACGAGCAATAATCACAGtgaaattttcaaaaaagatTCCTGTGAGGAGAACGACAACAAAATGGCTATGCTAGTTTGCTTAATTATAATTGCAgtgctttttcttctctgtaccCTTCTGTTTCTATCAACTGTGGTCCTGGCAAACAAAGTCTCATCTCTCAGACGATCAAAACAAGTAGGCAAGCGTCAGCCTAGAAGCAATGGCGATTTTCTGGCAAGCAGTGGTCTCTGGCCTGCTGAATCAGATACTTGGAAAAGAGCAAAGCAGCTCACAGGCCCCAGCCTAATGATGCAATCTACTGGAGTGCTCACAGctacaagggaaagaaaagatgaaGAAGGAGCTGAGAAACTCACTAACTAA